AAGAAGTTCTTTTCTGCCGATATTATCCGGAGTGATTTTTTTGCTAAAAGTCAGCCAATAATTGCTGTCGCTGCTTTTACTTCCAAAAAGGCGGTTCGCATTTTCGTACAGTTGCAAACAAGACAAGACCAAAATAAAGGCGATGAATAATCCTGCGTATAAAATAATTGAATTAAAAATTTTCTTCATAAGCTTTTATAAATGAAGAATTTGATAATCATGCTCAAATGGAAACTCGTTCAGCTCAAAAAAGATCACCGAACTTCCGCTTTCTTTTGAAACTTCATTAATTAATGAAAAGGCAATTTTTTTATTATTCAAGTCCAAATGACTGAAACATTCATCATAAATAATAAAATCTGTAGGATTGATGAGGCTTCTCACAATGGCACTTCTTTGGCGTTCTCCATAAGAACAGTTTTCTGCTTTTTTATTCAGAAGGTTTTCTATTCCTAATCTTTTGGCGTATTCTTCCATTTTTGGAATGAACTGTTTTCGGTCTTTATTAAAAACACGAAGCAGAATATTCTCAGAAATAGTAACATCTTTAATCAATCTTACATCCTGAAAAAGCAAGCTTACACCATCTTTTCTGTTTTTTACAATTTCTTCGAGGTGAAGTTTTTTTACAACTTGTTGGTCATATTTTATACTTCCTTCATATTGGAAATGAGTACCCAACATGGCTGTTGCCAAAGTAGATTTTCCACTCCCGGAAGGTGCGACAATCAGAAACTTGTTTCCTTTTTGGAAGGAAATGTTTTTATTCCAGATTTCAGACTGTTCGATATTTCTGGGAGTGAAATATTTAGGGAAAATGTTTTCTAATACTAAATTAGTCATTCATTATAAAATAATACAGTGCATTTTCGTCTTTCTTGTCTAAGGTGATAAGCGATTTAGAAACTAAATTTCCGGCATTTTCTTTAGACTCGTTTGAGATCTCAATTACTTTTGCAGGTACAGTTTCTCTTCTGTTATAGTCGCTTCCGTCAGACCAAGAATAAGCTGTTATACCAGTTTTTTTGCTCAGTTTAGAATTTTTCGCAGCCTTCTTCGCCTGAAATTGTGCATTCACACTTTGATCATCAGAGAAAATTACCTGATTATCTACAATAGTATATTTTTTGCTTTCACCCAAAGGACCTTGAAGCAATGAGGTAAGAACATCTTTTTTCTTAGGATTAAAACCTAAAACCATTGCTCTTTTATTGCTATAATATTCCAAAGAATCTGCAGGATTTTCTTTCATATCCATATACGCATAATCTCCCGTGAAAGTTGTTGTAATGTCTTCTAAAGTTGTGTTGGTAGATGCTAAATAATGATTTACTGTAGCTTCAAACCCAGCTTCCTTGATCAAATATCTCATAAAATCTAAACTGAAATAACCGATAGAAAAAGACTTTGCATTGTCGAGTTCTACATTTTTTACAAGATCGTAGTTGATGTTGTTTTTGCTGTAATATTTCTCAACAATTTTTTTCATATCGCTGTTGAAAAATGTTTTGGTATCCATTTCCACTTTTCCTTTATCGAAGCTGAAATCGAAACCAATTCCTGAATCTTTAATCAACTTATTTACAGCCAGAGTTTCTATATATCCTTTAGAAACGTAGCTTGCAACAGCTCCAAGATTCATCCATCCGCTTACATCTTTTCCGCTTACCAGAGATTCGTTTACCTGATCGATGATTACTTTGTTTGAAGTTCCTTTTCTTGCCCAAAAATCAGTAAAGTATTTTTCGCTAAGTTTTGCAACGCCATCCATAGAATTATATCTTGAATAAGAAAAAGATTTCTCGCTCGACATAATCGCCATATCACCTTTGATGCTTCCTGTAATCTTTCCGTCTTCAAAAATAAAATCCTTTTTATCGATTGTTATTTTAGTTTTGGTAAGATCAGACATGCTTTTCTGGAATTTCGCCTTGTCACTGATCCAGAAAAATGCTTTCACATCAGGATCTGAATTCGATTTTCCGGGCTCCACCATGATGTAAAGCGGTTTGCTGATATCGATACCCGATTCTTTTGGTTTGCTGATCAACTGCAAAAGAACTCTTCCCTCATCGTTTAGGTTTTTCTTTTCCTTTAGAATCTTTTCAACCGGAATTTTATCAGAAATAGAATTTAAATTCACTCTCGATAAACCTAAAGTGGTATCTGTGGTGTATTTTAAAATGTCGTCATTCTTGTTAGAATTACAGGAAAATAGAATCACGAATGCAAATGCGCACAGCAGGGATTTCATTAATGTGTTTTTCATATATTTTTTGGTTAAGAAAACAAATATAGCATTTTCGATCTAATGGAAGTCATTAATAAGTGATAAATAATTTTCTGATTTTTTATTTTGTAATTCAAAAAAAATAATATCTTTGCAACTGAAAATCAAGTTTAACCATTAAAAAAACAACGAAGCAATGTTCAAATACAATCAACATTCATCAGTAGGATTGCCTTTTGCAAAGGCGAGGCTTCGTGGTTTGGTACACTCATAGAACAATAGTATATTGAAATATCAAAACCCGAAGTCGTAAGATTTTCGGGTTTTTTATTGCGCAATATTTCAAACTCAAAACAAGTTCCCCCGAAATCTTTTATACCATTTCTATTTTAAATTTACTAGAAATAGATTGAACTCCTACGGAGTTCCACTGTGTGCTGTATAATTTTCTACTACACAGATATTGCTCCTCTGGAGCACTTAATAAAAAAAGGTCTATTCTAAGATTAAATGGTATTACATTTTATTTTAAATGTTCACAGTGAAATTTTTCTGCTCCATAGGAGCAATATCTGTGAATTTATCATTCAACGAAAGAACTCCGTAGAAGTTCAATCTCTGAGAATGAAAAAAATAAATATTAACAATTAGGAGCTTAATCCCGCTTTCCGCTATATCTTTTTTGCCACCGCTTTTTTCAAGCCACCGCAAAAAAAGGAT
Above is a genomic segment from Chryseobacterium mulctrae containing:
- a CDS encoding DUF4836 family protein is translated as MKNTLMKSLLCAFAFVILFSCNSNKNDDILKYTTDTTLGLSRVNLNSISDKIPVEKILKEKKNLNDEGRVLLQLISKPKESGIDISKPLYIMVEPGKSNSDPDVKAFFWISDKAKFQKSMSDLTKTKITIDKKDFIFEDGKITGSIKGDMAIMSSEKSFSYSRYNSMDGVAKLSEKYFTDFWARKGTSNKVIIDQVNESLVSGKDVSGWMNLGAVASYVSKGYIETLAVNKLIKDSGIGFDFSFDKGKVEMDTKTFFNSDMKKIVEKYYSKNNINYDLVKNVELDNAKSFSIGYFSLDFMRYLIKEAGFEATVNHYLASTNTTLEDITTTFTGDYAYMDMKENPADSLEYYSNKRAMVLGFNPKKKDVLTSLLQGPLGESKKYTIVDNQVIFSDDQSVNAQFQAKKAAKNSKLSKKTGITAYSWSDGSDYNRRETVPAKVIEISNESKENAGNLVSKSLITLDKKDENALYYFIMND
- a CDS encoding ATP-binding cassette domain-containing protein, which encodes MTNLVLENIFPKYFTPRNIEQSEIWNKNISFQKGNKFLIVAPSGSGKSTLATAMLGTHFQYEGSIKYDQQVVKKLHLEEIVKNRKDGVSLLFQDVRLIKDVTISENILLRVFNKDRKQFIPKMEEYAKRLGIENLLNKKAENCSYGERQRSAIVRSLINPTDFIIYDECFSHLDLNNKKIAFSLINEVSKESGSSVIFFELNEFPFEHDYQILHL